The proteins below come from a single Tachypleus tridentatus isolate NWPU-2018 chromosome 13, ASM421037v1, whole genome shotgun sequence genomic window:
- the LOC143240150 gene encoding paramyosin-like: MSSLKTTRFMFKTSGGSSELSKDYGMDIGALTRLEDKIRLLHEDLDSERELRQRIEREKNDLSVQLMQYADRLEEAEGSSESQVEMNKKRDTELAKLRKLLEDTHLESEENAHHLRKKHQEAIADFQDQLDSVQKAKAKIEREKQKFQAEVYELLSQVESANKDKLASQKTVEKLEYTVYELNVKIEELNRTVTEITSQKSRLSSENTELIKEVQEYKVSLDNVTHVKTQLANQLEDTRRQLEDEERKRSSLEQHAHTLEVELESLKVQIEEESEFRLELERQLSKANAEASTWKSKYETEVQSHQEEVEELRHKMAAKTAEYEEQLEALLNKCSSLEKQKSRLQSEVEVLVMDLEKATTHAQNLEKRVVQLEKVNADLKSKNEELTIILEQTQRDLRIKITDLQKLQYEYDKLREIKENLARENKKLTDDLNDVKAQLNDATRRIHEMELEIKRLENEREELSIAFKESEALRKQEEAKAQRLATELAQLKYDFEKRLAMKEEEMEALRKQKEMEIEQLNMRLAEAEAKLKTEVARLKKKYQAQITELEMSLDAANKQNMELQKTIKKQAMQITELQSHYDEIHRQLQQTVDQLGVAQRRCQSLQAELDELRVTLDSEIRLKKSLEQSLEESNIRVNELTTINVNITSAKTKLENELSALQADYDELHKELRAADDRANRAITELKVTKEHLVEEQERYVKIESIKKSLEIDVRNLQIRIEEVEANALAGGKRVIAKLETRIRDLEIELEEEKRRHVETQKIMRKKEHRLKELILQTEEDHRSLTALSDALNKVDEKCKMYKRQLAEQEGISQQNLTRVRRFQRELETAEERADQAESNLSFIRAKHRSWVTTSQVPGGMRQVFISEEQTTSQY; the protein is encoded by the exons gatAAAATCCGTCTTCTCCACGAAGATCTAGACTCGGAACGTGAGCTCAGACAACGG ATCGAGCGGGAAAAGAATGACTTATCTGTTCAGCTGATGCAGTATGCCGATCGACTGGAAGAGGCCGAAGGAAGCAGCGAGTCACAA GTCGAGATGAATAAAAAGAGGGATACAGAGCTTGCAAAGTTGCGAAAGCTCTTGGAAGATACGCATTTGGAAAGTGAAGAAAATGCTCATCACCTCCGCAAGAAACACCAAGAGGCTATCGCAGACTTCCAGGACCAGCTTGATAGCGTTCAGAAAGCTAAGGCTAA GatagagagagaaaaacaaaagttccAAGCCGAAGTGTACGAACTGTTATCTCAAGTTGAAAGCGCAAATAAGGATAAA CTTGCCTCACAGAAGACTGTGGAGAAATTAGAGTACACCGTTTACGAACTCAACGTCAAGATTGAAGAGCTGAACCGAACCGTCACTGAAATTACGTCACAGAAATCTCGTTTGAGCTCCGAAAACACTGAGCTGATCAAGGAAGTCCAAGAATACAAAGTTTCTCTTGATAACGTCACTCACGTCAAAACACAACTGGCCAATCAGTTGGAGGACACAAGGCGTCAGCTTGAAGATGAAGAGAGA AAGCGATCTTCTCTTGAGCAACATGCTCACACGTTGGAAGTGGAACTGGAGTCTCTGAAAGTCCAGATTGAGGAAGAATCCGAATTTCGCCTGGAGTTGGAGCGACAGCTGTCTAAAGCAAATGCCGAAGCCTCCACTTGGAAATCTAAGTATGAGACGGAAGTCCAGTCTCACCAGGAAGAAGTGGAAGAATTGCG CCACAAAATGGCTGCCAAGACAGCCGAATATGAGGAGCAGTTAGAAGCCCTTTTGAATAAGTGCAGTAGCTTGGAGAAACAAAAGTCCCGACTTCAAAGTGAAGTGGAAGTATTAGTGATGGATCTGGAAAAA GCTACTACGCATGCTCAGAATCTAGAGAAGCGAGTGGTGCAACTTGAGAAAGTGAACGCGGACCTGAAGTCAAAGAATGAAGAACTCACTATTATTTTGGAGCAAACCCAACGAGATTTGCGCATCAAGATTACTGACCTTCAGAAGTTACAGTACGAATATGACAAGCTGAGAGAGATAAAAGAAAATCTGGCTCGTGAAAACAAGAAACTAACAG atgaTCTGAATGACGTGAAGGCCCAACTAAACGATGCCACACGCAGGATTCACGAGATGGAACTGGAGATTAAACGTCTGGAGAATGAGAGAGAGGAACTGAGCATTGCATTCAAAGAGTCAGAGGCCCTGAGGAAGCAGGAAGAGGCCAAAGCACAACGGTTGGCAACAGAACTAGCTCAACTTAAATATGACTTTGAAAAGAGACTGGCTATGAAAGAAGAAGAAATGGAGGCCTTGCG CAAACAGAAGGAAATGGAAATTGAACAGCTCAACATGAGACTTGCAGAAGCTGAGGCTAAGCTGAAGACAGAGGTCGCCCGTCTCAAGAAGAAATATCAGGCACAGATTACTGAACTGGAAATGTCTTTGGATGCTGctaataaacaaaacatggaaCTCcagaaaacaataaagaaacaagcaaTGCAAATCACG GAGCTTCAGTCTCATTACGATGAAATACATCGTCAGCTTCAACAGACTGTTGATCAACTGGGAGTGGCTCAAAGACGCTGTCAAAGTCTGCAGGCCGAACTGGATGAACTTAGAGTGACCCTAGATTCT GAAATACGATTAAAGAAATCTCTTGAGCAGTCCTTGGAAGAATCCAACATTCGTGTCAACGAGCTGACCACAATTAACGTTAATATCACATCTGCTAAGACAAAGTTGGAGAATGAATTATCTGCATTACAAGCTGACTATGATGAACTACATAAAGAACTACGG GCCGCCGACGATCGAGCCAACAGAGCCATAACCGAACTGAAGGTAACCAAGGAACACCTGGTGGAAGAACAGGAGAGATATGTGAAGATCGAGTCCATCAAAAAATCCCTGGAAATTGATGTTCGCAACCTTCAGATTCGTATAGAGGAAGTGGAAGCTAATGCTTTGGCTGGAGGAAAACGCGTTATTGCCAAATTGGAAACTAGa ATCCGTGATCTGGAAATCGAGCTGGAAGAAGAGAAACGTCGCCACGTTGAAACCCAAAAAATCATGCGCAAGAAGGAACACCGCTTGAAAGAGCTTATACTACAAACTGAAGAGGACCATAGAAGTCTCACTGCCTTGAGCGATGCTCTTAACAAGGTCGACGAAAAGTGCAAGATGTACAAACGCCAGCTTGCTGAGCAG GAGGGAATTAGCCAACAGAATCTAACACGAGTTCGTCGCTTCCAGCGCGAGCTTGAGACTGCTGAGGAACGTGCTGACCAAGCCGAGAGCAATCTTTCTTTTATCCGTGCAAAGCACCGCTCATGGGTAACAACCAGCCAGGTCCCAGGTGGAATGAGACAAGTGTTTATTTCCGAGGAACAAACCACGTCCCAATACTAA